From one Thermanaeromonas sp. C210 genomic stretch:
- the thiI gene encoding tRNA uracil 4-sulfurtransferase ThiI, translated as MYSTVLVRYGEISLKGKNRSDFEQRLLTNIDTALAGLPPRKIRKTFGRVFIELKDDLEEVKERLRRVFGVVSFSPVVEAPLDIAAIRERALYVLENTPGYTFKVETKRSNKGFPYKSPEINHLVGGYLLARTGQKVDVHNPDRVVHLEIRNDGAYIYSQIIPGPGGLPVGITGRGVLLLSGGLDSPVAGWLGLKRGLELTGLHFHSFPFTSERSKEKVIELGRILARYASGFRLVVAHFTEVQKAIRQNCPEEFYVTVMRRMMFRIAEKVAHREGALALLTGESLGQVASQTLESIAVINRVVELPVLRPVISWDKTEIMELARQIGTYEISIQPYEDCCTLFVPRHPATKPRLEKVEKAEEKLDVEGLVQECLENLETIEID; from the coding sequence GTGTATTCGACGGTGCTGGTTCGTTATGGCGAAATCAGCTTGAAGGGCAAAAACCGGTCGGATTTTGAGCAGAGGCTCTTGACCAATATAGACACCGCCCTGGCCGGCCTTCCTCCGCGTAAAATCCGCAAGACCTTTGGCCGGGTTTTTATAGAGCTCAAGGACGATCTGGAAGAAGTAAAGGAAAGGCTCCGGCGCGTGTTCGGCGTGGTATCCTTTAGTCCAGTGGTAGAAGCGCCCCTGGATATAGCCGCCATCCGGGAAAGGGCCTTATATGTTCTGGAGAACACTCCCGGCTACACTTTTAAAGTTGAGACCAAGCGCTCAAACAAAGGCTTCCCTTATAAGTCGCCGGAGATCAATCACCTCGTGGGGGGGTATCTCCTGGCCCGAACCGGCCAGAAGGTGGACGTGCATAACCCCGACCGGGTGGTTCACCTGGAAATCCGTAACGACGGGGCTTACATATATTCCCAAATTATTCCCGGCCCGGGCGGCCTTCCGGTCGGGATAACCGGCAGGGGGGTTCTCCTTTTATCCGGCGGCCTGGACAGCCCGGTGGCGGGGTGGCTGGGATTAAAGAGAGGTCTGGAGCTCACCGGATTGCACTTTCACAGCTTCCCCTTTACCAGCGAGAGGTCCAAGGAGAAAGTCATCGAGCTCGGTCGCATCCTGGCCCGCTATGCTAGCGGCTTTCGCCTCGTCGTAGCCCATTTTACCGAGGTTCAGAAGGCCATTCGCCAGAACTGCCCGGAGGAATTCTATGTCACCGTTATGCGGCGGATGATGTTCCGCATTGCGGAGAAGGTAGCCCACCGTGAAGGGGCCCTGGCCCTCCTCACGGGCGAAAGTCTCGGCCAGGTGGCCAGCCAAACCCTGGAGAGCATAGCCGTAATCAATAGAGTAGTGGAACTGCCGGTATTGCGTCCGGTCATCTCCTGGGACAAAACTGAAATCATGGAATTGGCCAGGCAAATAGGCACCTACGAGATTTCCATCCAGCCCTACGAGGACTGCTGTACCCTCTTCGTTCCCCGCCATCCGGCCACCAAACCCCGCCTGGAGAAAGTGGAAAAAGCAGAGGAAAAACTGGACGTGGAAGGTCTGGTCCAGGAGTGTCTGGAAAACCTGGAAACAATAGAAATTGATTAA
- a CDS encoding cysteine desulfurase family protein, with amino-acid sequence MTMKETKGKTVYLDNSATTVALPEVVEAVKEALVSVYGNPSSLHGMGVAAERILRRARQEVAELLGVEAEEIYFTSGGTEANNWALRGLAYSLRRRGRHIITTEVEHASVLEACRGLEREGFSVTYLPVDSRGAVRLEALEDSLRDDTILVSIMSVNNELGTVQPLEEVARILATKGPVLFHVDHIQGYGKVQLNLKKLNIAALSLSAHKIHGPKGVGALYLRRNLNMLPLLVGGDQERGLRAGTENVPGIAGFGVAASLARKSLPQSIEKMRRLKMQLAERLLTGIPDAYINGPEPTSGAPHILNVSFPGLKAEVLVHMLEEKGIYVSTGSACHSRRQNSSHVLQALGLPKDRIDGSIRISFSRLNTDEEVEEAARAICECVAELRRL; translated from the coding sequence ATGACTATGAAGGAAACCAAAGGGAAAACCGTCTACCTCGATAACAGCGCTACCACGGTAGCCCTGCCGGAGGTAGTGGAAGCCGTGAAGGAGGCCCTGGTGTCTGTTTACGGCAACCCTTCCTCCCTCCACGGAATGGGAGTAGCGGCGGAACGGATCCTGCGCCGGGCCCGCCAGGAGGTGGCTGAACTCTTGGGGGTCGAGGCGGAGGAGATCTATTTTACTTCCGGCGGTACGGAAGCCAACAACTGGGCCTTGCGTGGGCTGGCCTACTCTCTGCGGAGGCGGGGCCGCCATATTATTACCACTGAGGTGGAGCACGCCTCCGTACTGGAGGCGTGCAGGGGGCTCGAAAGGGAAGGCTTCAGTGTTACTTATCTTCCCGTGGATTCCCGGGGGGCGGTGCGGCTGGAGGCCCTGGAGGATTCTTTGCGGGATGATACCATTCTGGTCAGCATCATGAGTGTAAACAACGAATTGGGTACCGTGCAGCCCCTGGAAGAAGTCGCCCGGATACTGGCGACCAAGGGCCCGGTCCTGTTTCACGTTGACCACATCCAGGGTTACGGTAAAGTACAGCTCAATCTTAAGAAGCTCAATATCGCCGCCCTTTCTTTAAGTGCCCACAAGATTCACGGCCCCAAGGGTGTGGGCGCCTTGTACCTGCGCCGGAATCTCAATATGCTGCCCCTCCTGGTAGGAGGCGATCAGGAACGGGGGCTGCGGGCGGGTACCGAAAACGTGCCGGGCATAGCCGGTTTCGGAGTGGCCGCTTCCCTGGCCCGCAAATCTCTTCCGCAGAGCATAGAAAAGATGAGGCGGCTCAAAATGCAGCTGGCCGAACGCCTCCTTACCGGAATACCCGATGCTTATATAAACGGTCCCGAGCCGACCTCCGGCGCTCCGCATATTTTAAACGTTTCCTTTCCCGGGCTTAAGGCGGAGGTCCTGGTGCATATGCTGGAGGAAAAGGGTATTTACGTTTCCACCGGCTCAGCGTGCCATTCCCGCCGCCAAAACTCCAGTCACGTCCTTCAAGCCCTGGGCCTGCCCAAAGATCGTATAGACGGGTCCATCCGCATCAGTTTTTCCCGCCTTAACACTGACGAAGAAGTAGAAGAAGCGGCGCGGGCCATCTGTGAATGTGTGGCCGAACTGCGCAGGCTGTAA